DNA from Sphingomonas sp. SUN039:
TGGTGGGTCGTCGGCAGCGGCGATGCGGCGCGCGCAATTCTTGCATTTGCGGTTCTGGGCTTTGCGATCAACGGCGTGCAGACGACGATGTTCGCGGTCGCGGCGCACGTCTATCCCGACGCGATCCGCGCGACCGGGGTTGGGGCCGCCCTCGGCGTCGGACGGATCGGCGCGGTGCTAAGTTCGTTTCTCGGCGCCGCTGTCCTCGGGGCGGGCGGGGGCGCGGCCTATTTCTTACTGATTGCCGTCGCGATGGCCGTCGCTTTCGTGGCGCTCGCCGCGCTCACCCGACATATCCCGCGCTCGGCGGAACTGTAACGAGCCGGCGCACGACTGGATCGACAATAAAGACGTGCAACGCGCGTGAACCGGCTCCAGACCGGTCGCGGGCAGGGAGAAACGAGATGCTGAAAGCCTTTGCGACGGGACCGGATTTGCCGGTTCGCAGCGATATCGATGTCGATTCGACCTATAGCCGCCACCGGCTGCGCGTCATCGTCGCGATCACAGCGGGCTATGCACTCAGCTACACCTGCCGGCTGGCAATTAACGTCGTCAAAAAGCCATTGATCGATGGCGGTATTTTTACCCCCGACGATCTCGGCCAGATCGGATCGGCGCTGTTCTACAGCTATGCGGCGGGCAAACTCATCAACGGGTTCGTGTCGGACCACGCCAATGCCCGCAAGTTCATGGCCATCGGCCTGTTGCTGTCGGCGCTGTGCAACCTCGCGATGGGTTTTTCGACTACTGTGGGTGTTGCGACCCTGGTGTGGGGACTGAACGGCTGGTTCCAGAGCTATGGTGCCCCCGCCTGTGTGATCAGCTTGGCGAGCTGGTTCTCGAACAAAGAGCGCGGACGTTATTACGGCATCTGGACGACATCGCATTCGATCGGCGAAGGACTGAATTTCATCGCGACGGCATCGCTGGTCTCCGTGCTCGGCTGGCACTGGGGCTTCTGGGGTCCGGGCATTGCCGTGATGGTGGCAGCGGGCGCGACCTATTTCGCCATGGCCGACCGCCCCCGGACGATGGGGTTGCCCAATGTCGCCGACTGGAAGAACGACCATTATGCCGCTGTCGCTCCCGACGACGGGGTTGTTGCACCCGCCGCTCCGAAGAGCGTGTTCGCGATGCAGCTGACCATCGTCAGAATACCGGCAGTGTGGATCATCGCCTTCTCGAGCGCGCTGGTCTATATTACACGCTACGCCATCAACAGCTGGGGCATCCTCTATCTTCAGGAAGCGCGCGGCTATTCGCTGGTCGCGGCAGGCGCGATGCTGACCGTCAGCACCATTGCAGGAATCGTCGGCGCGGTCGCCTTCGGCTTCATATCTGACAAATTTTTCGCCGCGCGCCGCCCGCCGGTGAACCTCCTGTTCGGCGTGGTGGAGATCACCGGCCTCGTGCTGTTCTTCTACGGACCCACGGGAATGATGTGGACGGCACTGTCGATGCTGTTGTTCGGGCTGGGCATGACCGGGCTCGTCGCCTCAGTCGGCGGCCTGTTCGCCATCGACATCTGCCCGAAACGCGTGGCGGGTGCCGCGCTGGGGATGGTCGGCGTATTCAGCTACCTCGGTGCCGCGATCCAGGAGCGGGTCTCGGGCATGCTGATCAACAACGGCATGACGTTGGTGAACGGCGTGCGCCATTATGACTTCACCACCGTGATCTGGTTCTGGATCGGCGCGTCGGTCGTGTCGCTGATCCTGGCATCGACGCTGTGGAACACGCGACTGCGCGATTGAGGGAATCCCGGTGCGACGTCAGATATTGATGCTCGTCGGGATGAGGCTCGGCTGAAGGTAGGGGTAGGGCCGCCGCCGTTCGGCGTTGCGCGCGGCGATGACCGTCTCGACATTTGCCAGATGCGCCTGGAACGCGGGCAGCGGGCCTTCCGGCGCGGTCACGCGCGGGTCCTGGAACCAGGGCGCATAGGGATAGTCGGTGCTGCGATAGTCGCCGAGCGGTCGGTAGTGCAGCGATCCCAGCAGTTCGAGCACGTTCAATTGCTCGAGCGCCAGCGCCATCGGCGGCATCATCGCCAGCCAGCCGGGCTTGTCCTGTCCGGCCTGCGACGGCGGCGCACTTTGCCAACCCGCGCCCGTGACTGCCGGCGCAAAGGCCATGACATCCTTCTGCGGAAAATTGACGGCGGCGTGCTGCGCGCTCGCGGTGAACAGGATCATCGTGCAGGCATCGACAAGGCCTGCGCGGCTGGCGATCGGACCGAAACCGGACAGCTTCGCTTCGGTGGCAAGGCAGGTTGCCCAGGCCGCGAGCTCGGTGTCGCCCGTCACATCGGCATCGCTGACATAGTAAAGGTCGACATAGCCGTGCGCCCAGTCATGGATCGCCTCCCACACCAGCAGCGCATCGTCGCGATAGGGAAAATCGGTCAGGGCCGATCCGGGCCCGACCCCGCGCGTCGCCAGATCGTGGGGCAGCATTTTAGCGGTGAAATCGAACGTTAGCCGCGCCGCCACCGCCAGCCCTTGGGTCGATTGGATCGTCCCGGCAAAAATATGGTCGATCGGTCCGTCCGGCGCGATCAGCGAGGTTGCCGCCGCTTCGTTGATGAACAGCGTGCCCTCGAAATGCGGCACAAGCAGCGCCCAGATCGGATGCACCGTGGCGAGGTGACGATGTGTCGCCATCGCCACCGCTTCGACGACCAGATGGGTGCGCCCGAGATGCGCAACCAGTTCATGATAGTTGCCGTCGGCAATCTGGACGATCAGCTTAGCCATTTCCCAGCCCCATTGATCGGCGGCGACGACCGAAGGCGCGAAAATGGGCCATTCGTCCGCGTCCTGCCCGCACTGGATGGCGACAGGCACGAGGCTGGCTCCGCCCGGCGGGACCGCGAACAGGGCGATCGGTTGCCAGACATATTTGGCGAGCCCACCCCAGCTGCCGGGATCGAGTGCGCCGAGCACGCGGTAATCGAGCTTGAAGAGCCGCCCTTCCGCCAGTGCTGCGGCCAGCGTGTCGCCATTTACGATGGCGGCATAGCGTTCCGACGTAAGCGGGAAATTTGCTGGCAGAGCGGGGCCGACCGCCTCGATCAGCATCGCATTGGGACCGGCAACGCGCAGCGCTGCAAACTCGGCGTCGTCCTGAAATGTCCAGGCGATGCCGGGTACCGGCAATGTGTCGAACAGCGCGCGATACGCCTCGAGCGTAGGCGCGGTGCCGCTGCCGAGGCCGGCGGCGTCGTCGATTTTCATCAGCTCTTCCAGCCGCGCCTTATGGGCACGCAAAGCGGCGATCTTCATGTCGCGGTCGGCACGCGCGACCATGGCTTCGAGATCGCTGACGAGATGACCGAACAGGCTTTCATGCGCCACCTGTTGCGGCGCGACCAGCAGGGCAGCCGAGGCCTCGATCGCATCGCATTCCGCCAGCTCGGCCTCGAACTTGGCGCGCGGCGTGTCGATCTCGCCGCGGTCCACACCGCCGAGTTTTACCGCCAGCGCATTGCGGACGATCCCGAGCGCGATGTCGATCAGCAGCCCCCACCAGGCCAAGGCCGGCAGATTATCGGCAGGCACCGCAGCGGCGAGCGGCACACCCGGGAGCGTCGGAACTTCGGTATCCCAAATATAGGACGTGCGGCTGGCGGCAAGCTGCGCCGCGCGCGCGGCCTGCTGGGCGGGTGTGTCCATTTGCGGCAGGGTCGGCGCAACCGGCGGCATCGGCGCCATCAGCAAGGCCGCGTGCGGCGCGATCGGTGACTGCATGGTCATGGGTGCACTCCTCTGTCCGTGGAAGCCCGGCATCGTAGAGTGCAACGGTTAACTATCCGTCAGTCCGCAAATACTCGTCAGCTTGTCGTGCAGTCGAGTATTGATGTGCGAACAACAAGATTGTTAACGCGTGTTTTACACTCTGGCCCTAGTCGACAGCATCATGATCGGGTCAATTTCCAGCCTGCGCGAGCAGTTCATGCCGTCTATCCCGGAGGCGATCCGGGACGATTTCACGATGTTGCGCGCGCAACGCGTCGAGACGCAGACGCCGATGATGTACCTGATGCTGCTTGCCACGACGCCGACGGCGGCATGGGCGGGCGCGGCAGACGTGCACTGGGGCGTACGCTACGGCTTGCCCGCGCTGCTCGCGCTGTGCTGCGTGCTGGGCATGATCGAAAACCGGCAGAGCCGCCAACGACCGATGAGCCTGCGCCGCGCCCGGCTTACAGTCAAAAAGACCAGCCGCGTTTCCGGGTGGGTCGCCCTGATGTGCAGCCTGTGGTGCGTCGTCAACTGGCTGGGTTCGGCACCCGAAAACCATGCTAGCTTCGCCATGATCCTGACAATGGGATCGCTCGCAACGGCCTATTGCCTGTCATCGATCCGCCTTGCCGCGATTCTCAATCTGGCCATTGGGGTGGTTCCGATCTCCGCGCTGATGCTGTCGTCGGGCCGCCCGACCGAAATGGCGGCGGCGACCAGCCTCATCCTCGCCACCGCGATCCTGATCCGGTTCATTCTGCAAAGCCACGCAATGCTGGTCGATCTCCTGCAATTGCAGAAGCAGACCCGCGACCTTGCGTATACCGACCCGTTGACGGGCCTGGCCAATCGTCGCGCGCTCGACGAACGGATCGCGCACCTCTTGCAACCTTCGGATAAAGCGCTGCCGTTCAAGCTGGTGTTGCTGGACCTCGACGGGTTCAAGCCGGTCAACGACCGTTTCGGCCATGCCTTTGGCGACAAGCTGCTGCGCTCGGTCGCAGACCGGCTGCGCGATACGATCGGTGACGAAGGCCTTGTCATGCGCCAGGGCGGCGACGAGTTCGCCGTACTGCTG
Protein-coding regions in this window:
- a CDS encoding MFS transporter; protein product: MLKAFATGPDLPVRSDIDVDSTYSRHRLRVIVAITAGYALSYTCRLAINVVKKPLIDGGIFTPDDLGQIGSALFYSYAAGKLINGFVSDHANARKFMAIGLLLSALCNLAMGFSTTVGVATLVWGLNGWFQSYGAPACVISLASWFSNKERGRYYGIWTTSHSIGEGLNFIATASLVSVLGWHWGFWGPGIAVMVAAGATYFAMADRPRTMGLPNVADWKNDHYAAVAPDDGVVAPAAPKSVFAMQLTIVRIPAVWIIAFSSALVYITRYAINSWGILYLQEARGYSLVAAGAMLTVSTIAGIVGAVAFGFISDKFFAARRPPVNLLFGVVEITGLVLFFYGPTGMMWTALSMLLFGLGMTGLVASVGGLFAIDICPKRVAGAALGMVGVFSYLGAAIQERVSGMLINNGMTLVNGVRHYDFTTVIWFWIGASVVSLILASTLWNTRLRD
- a CDS encoding lipoxygenase family protein; translation: MTMQSPIAPHAALLMAPMPPVAPTLPQMDTPAQQAARAAQLAASRTSYIWDTEVPTLPGVPLAAAVPADNLPALAWWGLLIDIALGIVRNALAVKLGGVDRGEIDTPRAKFEAELAECDAIEASAALLVAPQQVAHESLFGHLVSDLEAMVARADRDMKIAALRAHKARLEELMKIDDAAGLGSGTAPTLEAYRALFDTLPVPGIAWTFQDDAEFAALRVAGPNAMLIEAVGPALPANFPLTSERYAAIVNGDTLAAALAEGRLFKLDYRVLGALDPGSWGGLAKYVWQPIALFAVPPGGASLVPVAIQCGQDADEWPIFAPSVVAADQWGWEMAKLIVQIADGNYHELVAHLGRTHLVVEAVAMATHRHLATVHPIWALLVPHFEGTLFINEAAATSLIAPDGPIDHIFAGTIQSTQGLAVAARLTFDFTAKMLPHDLATRGVGPGSALTDFPYRDDALLVWEAIHDWAHGYVDLYYVSDADVTGDTELAAWATCLATEAKLSGFGPIASRAGLVDACTMILFTASAQHAAVNFPQKDVMAFAPAVTGAGWQSAPPSQAGQDKPGWLAMMPPMALALEQLNVLELLGSLHYRPLGDYRSTDYPYAPWFQDPRVTAPEGPLPAFQAHLANVETVIAARNAERRRPYPYLQPSLIPTSINI
- a CDS encoding diguanylate cyclase codes for the protein MIGSISSLREQFMPSIPEAIRDDFTMLRAQRVETQTPMMYLMLLATTPTAAWAGAADVHWGVRYGLPALLALCCVLGMIENRQSRQRPMSLRRARLTVKKTSRVSGWVALMCSLWCVVNWLGSAPENHASFAMILTMGSLATAYCLSSIRLAAILNLAIGVVPISALMLSSGRPTEMAAATSLILATAILIRFILQSHAMLVDLLQLQKQTRDLAYTDPLTGLANRRALDERIAHLLQPSDKALPFKLVLLDLDGFKPVNDRFGHAFGDKLLRSVADRLRDTIGDEGLVMRQGGDEFAVLLPPQSSLMEAPIADRILISLVRPHMINGHPVNVSASVGVAQWPDNGTSADELFEFADKALYQVKAEVRASTSHADRAADTAAASA